From Spirosoma aerolatum, one genomic window encodes:
- a CDS encoding TolC family protein, which yields MKKYIIGVGVLLASIGWSVAQTAPTIMPLNQAVQLALQNNKGIKLADSRTQAAEARLQEAKDRSLPTANASLAYSRYSLTGPFSFGQGDDGKALFGIPAGAFNATMGGATISKEVFGGFAEKSAEKSAELLAKASHLDAQRNRAELVYTVTDAYYNIVKLARSVGVIEQNIRQFEEKERDAQNLQKEGVVTANEVLKIQLQKNNLNLSRLQVEKARQTALYNFNLLVGLPENQQIAVDTVLANPAAVTESLGSFLDRAVQTRPEVQANALRVQSSQEMLRNTKSSMYPHLGVSLGYNYINPTARLFPEASSFISAWNVGAGISYNIGSIYNMKGKLHSAQTAIDQANLQGQQQTDQIRSEVVTAYNNYQLALEQQNVIRTAVGQAQENYRLTESRFRNGLVGSTDLLEANSFLLQAQLNVINATVDAQLAYQRLLKATGSNL from the coding sequence ATGAAAAAGTACATTATAGGTGTTGGAGTTCTGCTGGCAAGCATTGGCTGGTCAGTTGCGCAGACAGCACCGACCATCATGCCACTGAATCAGGCTGTTCAACTAGCCCTCCAGAATAACAAAGGCATAAAACTGGCTGATTCGCGTACACAAGCGGCAGAAGCACGGTTGCAGGAGGCAAAAGATCGTAGTCTGCCAACAGCCAATGCATCTCTCGCCTATTCGCGCTACAGCCTGACCGGGCCGTTTTCGTTCGGGCAGGGCGACGATGGCAAAGCGCTGTTTGGTATTCCGGCTGGCGCTTTTAATGCGACAATGGGTGGGGCCACGATCAGTAAAGAAGTATTTGGTGGATTTGCCGAAAAATCGGCAGAAAAATCGGCCGAGTTATTAGCGAAAGCCAGCCACCTGGATGCGCAGCGTAATCGGGCCGAACTGGTGTATACAGTAACGGATGCCTACTATAATATTGTCAAACTGGCCCGTTCAGTTGGTGTTATTGAGCAGAATATCCGGCAGTTTGAAGAGAAAGAGCGCGATGCGCAGAACCTACAGAAAGAAGGCGTTGTAACGGCGAATGAAGTGCTAAAGATTCAGCTTCAGAAAAATAACCTGAATCTGAGTCGTTTGCAGGTTGAGAAAGCCCGCCAGACTGCCCTGTATAATTTCAATCTGTTAGTCGGTTTACCCGAAAATCAGCAGATTGCTGTGGATACGGTACTGGCCAATCCAGCCGCCGTGACCGAATCGCTTGGTTCGTTTCTGGACCGGGCTGTGCAAACGCGCCCCGAAGTACAGGCCAATGCCCTGCGTGTGCAGTCAAGCCAGGAAATGCTTCGGAACACAAAAAGCAGTATGTATCCGCATCTGGGAGTATCGTTGGGATACAACTACATCAATCCGACTGCTCGTCTATTCCCCGAAGCCAGTTCATTTATCAGTGCCTGGAATGTTGGGGCTGGCATTTCGTACAACATCGGTTCGATCTACAACATGAAAGGAAAGCTGCACAGTGCCCAAACGGCTATCGATCAGGCCAATTTGCAAGGCCAGCAACAAACCGATCAGATTCGCTCTGAAGTAGTTACGGCGTATAACAATTACCAACTGGCACTCGAACAGCAAAATGTGATTCGTACCGCTGTGGGACAGGCGCAGGAAAACTACCGCCTGACCGAATCACGCTTCCGTAACGGGCTAGTTGGCTCTACTGATCTCCTGGAAGCCAATAGTTTTCTGTTGCAAGCTCAACTCAACGTCATTAATGCAACCGTCGATGCACAACTGGCCTATCAACGTCTGTTGAAAGCGACGGGCTCAAATCTTTAA
- a CDS encoding histone deacetylase family protein — MLHIAFSPVYRLRLPEGHRFPMLKYELIHEQLLYEGTCTEANFMAPAPVDDHWVLGVHTPEYVQALKTLTVSPTMMRRIGFPLTRELIEREWVITQGTIDCTQYAKTDGVALNIAGGTHHAYPDRGEGFCLLNDVGVAAHYLLETNQSRKIVVIDLDVHQGNGTAVMFQHEPRVFTFSMHGKDNYPLKKEQSDLDIDLPTGTADELYLNTLYDTLPALIRREQPDFLFYVSGVDILASDRLGKLGVSRDGCRERDQFVFEQAIGANLPIVVSMGGGYSPRIADIVEAHCNTFRLAASLFF, encoded by the coding sequence ATGCTGCATATTGCCTTTTCGCCGGTCTATCGGCTGCGGTTGCCCGAGGGGCACCGTTTCCCCATGCTGAAGTACGAATTGATTCATGAGCAACTGCTTTACGAAGGTACCTGCACCGAGGCTAATTTCATGGCTCCAGCTCCTGTTGATGACCATTGGGTACTGGGTGTTCATACCCCTGAATACGTACAAGCGTTGAAAACATTAACCGTTTCGCCCACCATGATGCGCCGGATTGGTTTTCCGTTAACGCGTGAACTGATTGAACGTGAGTGGGTCATTACGCAGGGAACCATCGACTGCACACAGTATGCAAAAACCGATGGTGTTGCCCTCAACATTGCAGGTGGTACCCACCATGCCTATCCCGATCGGGGCGAGGGGTTTTGTTTGCTAAATGATGTTGGTGTAGCAGCTCACTATCTGCTCGAAACGAACCAGTCGCGAAAAATCGTAGTGATCGATCTGGATGTGCATCAGGGCAATGGTACCGCCGTTATGTTTCAGCACGAGCCGCGTGTGTTCACATTTAGCATGCATGGGAAAGACAACTATCCGCTCAAAAAAGAGCAATCAGATCTGGATATTGACCTGCCGACAGGTACTGCCGATGAGCTTTATCTGAACACATTGTATGATACCTTACCAGCTCTGATCCGTCGTGAACAGCCTGACTTTCTGTTTTACGTGTCGGGTGTCGATATTCTGGCATCGGATCGGTTAGGAAAGCTGGGGGTGAGCCGGGATGGGTGTCGGGAGCGCGATCAGTTTGTTTTTGAACAGGCTATCGGGGCCAATTTACCCATTGTCGTTTCGATGGGAGGGGGCTATTCTCCCCGCATCGCCGATATTGTCGAAGCGCACTGCAATACGTTTCGGCTGGCAGCGAGTTTGTTTTTCTGA
- the fumC gene encoding class II fumarate hydratase produces the protein MEYRIEKDTMGQVQVPANVYWGAQTQRSIENFKIAQDINKMPKEIIRAFAYLKKAAALTNLDAGVLPQEKSDLIGQVCDEILDGKLDDQFPLVVWQTGSGTQSNMNVNEVVAYRAHVLHGGQLTDEKKFLHPNDDVNKSQSSNDTFPTAMHIAAYKILLDVTIPGITKLRNTLAEKSKQFMHIVKIGRTHFMDATPLTVGQEFSGYVSQLDHGLRAINNSLAHLSELALGGTAVGTGINTPPNYSENVAKHIATLTGLPFVTAENKFEALAAHDAIVEAHGALKTVAASLMKIGNDIRMLSSGPRAGIGELHIPDNEPGSSIMPGKVNPTQCEAMTMVAAQVMGNDVAINFGGAMGHFELNVFKPVMIYNFLHSARLIGDVCVSFNDKCAEGIEPIEANIKKHVDSSLMLVTALNTKIGYYKAAEIAQTAHKTGSTLKETALKLGYLTEDEFNEWVKPEDMVGEIK, from the coding sequence ATGGAATACCGCATCGAAAAAGACACGATGGGCCAGGTACAGGTACCGGCCAATGTCTATTGGGGCGCCCAGACCCAGCGCTCGATTGAAAATTTCAAAATTGCTCAGGACATTAATAAAATGCCCAAAGAGATTATCCGGGCATTTGCGTATCTCAAAAAAGCGGCTGCCCTGACTAACCTCGACGCCGGTGTACTACCCCAGGAGAAAAGCGACCTGATCGGACAGGTTTGCGACGAAATTCTGGATGGTAAGCTGGACGATCAGTTTCCGCTGGTGGTCTGGCAAACGGGTTCGGGTACGCAGTCGAACATGAACGTCAATGAGGTGGTTGCCTATCGTGCCCACGTACTGCATGGTGGTCAGCTTACCGATGAGAAGAAGTTTTTGCATCCAAACGATGATGTCAATAAATCGCAGTCGTCGAACGATACTTTCCCGACGGCCATGCACATTGCCGCCTATAAAATCCTGCTCGACGTAACCATTCCCGGTATTACCAAGCTGCGTAATACACTGGCCGAAAAGTCGAAGCAGTTTATGCATATCGTCAAAATTGGCCGTACGCACTTCATGGATGCCACGCCATTGACGGTAGGGCAGGAGTTTTCGGGCTATGTTTCGCAACTGGATCACGGACTTCGGGCCATCAATAACTCGCTGGCTCACCTGAGCGAATTGGCTTTGGGTGGAACCGCCGTCGGTACAGGAATCAACACCCCACCCAACTATTCAGAAAATGTAGCCAAACACATTGCCACCCTGACGGGGCTGCCATTTGTGACGGCTGAAAATAAATTTGAAGCCCTGGCTGCTCACGATGCCATTGTAGAAGCACATGGTGCCTTAAAAACGGTTGCGGCCAGCCTGATGAAAATTGGTAACGACATCCGCATGCTGTCGTCGGGACCTCGGGCGGGTATCGGCGAGTTACACATTCCCGATAACGAGCCAGGTTCGTCCATCATGCCAGGTAAAGTGAACCCCACCCAGTGCGAAGCCATGACAATGGTGGCCGCCCAGGTCATGGGTAACGACGTTGCTATCAACTTTGGTGGGGCTATGGGGCACTTCGAACTGAACGTGTTCAAGCCGGTGATGATCTACAACTTCCTGCACTCGGCCCGGCTCATCGGGGATGTGTGTGTATCGTTCAACGACAAATGTGCCGAAGGGATCGAACCGATTGAAGCAAACATCAAAAAGCACGTTGATTCATCGCTGATGCTGGTTACGGCGCTGAATACCAAAATTGGTTACTACAAAGCCGCTGAAATTGCCCAAACGGCCCACAAGACGGGGTCGACGCTGAAAGAAACCGCTCTGAAACTCGGTTATCTGACCGAAGACGAGTTCAACGAGTGGGTAAAGCCCGAAGATATGGTTGGCGAGATAAAATAA
- a CDS encoding McrC family protein translates to MPTTISVLENSLIGSLEQWPEPPKNGLLVPDDVFQVLRRFVFEQEDAEGLLAFSIQKGRELIQVRQYVGLLPITLQTQLEILPKIGPIDQARARLLTMLRQLRHSPFRTLPDAQTQAISLPLWEVFMATFLDTVEPLVRQGIQHAYVLEESNERYWKGKFQATRQQRENAWHAERLAVIHDKLTADVAANRILKTLLTYLSGETKNPGILRRIGQLLWAMDEVPISEALADDFRLIRRSGRRLFRRYETALRWAEALAYGRGYGVKTGATPNLALLFPMERVFEDYVTHGVRTYWPESDEVRIQESSAHLVDEHIGMPKFKLRPDVIIRHNTHTLVLDMKWKLINATEPTRSQRMDNYGIEQADLYQLYAYGKKYNADNLFLIYPASETFQQPLPVFDYDATTRLHVWPFDLTNSLANEVEKLATYAFSH, encoded by the coding sequence ATGCCAACAACAATTTCAGTCCTTGAAAACAGCCTGATCGGTTCGTTGGAGCAGTGGCCAGAGCCTCCCAAAAACGGCCTGCTAGTGCCTGACGACGTGTTTCAGGTACTGCGTCGATTTGTGTTTGAGCAGGAAGATGCAGAGGGGTTGCTGGCGTTCTCCATTCAAAAAGGTCGTGAACTGATTCAGGTTCGTCAATATGTCGGTTTATTGCCTATAACACTCCAGACCCAACTCGAAATTCTGCCAAAAATTGGCCCGATTGACCAGGCCAGGGCGCGACTGCTTACTATGTTGCGGCAGCTTCGGCACAGCCCTTTTCGTACCTTACCCGATGCGCAGACACAGGCGATTTCATTGCCTTTATGGGAGGTATTTATGGCAACGTTTCTTGATACTGTCGAGCCGTTGGTTCGGCAGGGAATTCAGCATGCTTACGTTTTAGAGGAAAGCAACGAACGCTACTGGAAAGGAAAGTTTCAGGCAACGCGGCAGCAACGGGAAAATGCCTGGCATGCCGAGCGATTGGCCGTCATACACGATAAGCTAACCGCTGATGTAGCCGCGAACCGAATACTGAAAACTCTACTAACTTACCTGTCTGGCGAAACAAAAAATCCGGGTATACTGCGTCGAATCGGGCAGTTGCTGTGGGCAATGGACGAAGTGCCAATTTCGGAAGCATTAGCCGATGATTTCCGGCTTATTCGTCGGTCGGGACGCCGCTTGTTTCGGCGATACGAAACGGCGTTACGCTGGGCCGAAGCATTAGCCTACGGGCGAGGCTATGGCGTAAAAACAGGGGCCACGCCCAATCTGGCGCTACTATTTCCGATGGAGCGGGTTTTTGAAGATTATGTAACGCATGGTGTCCGAACCTACTGGCCTGAGAGCGACGAAGTGCGTATCCAGGAGTCCTCGGCCCATCTGGTCGATGAGCACATTGGTATGCCAAAATTCAAACTCCGCCCCGATGTCATTATCCGGCATAATACGCATACGCTGGTTCTGGATATGAAATGGAAATTGATCAACGCGACTGAACCGACCAGATCACAACGCATGGACAATTACGGTATTGAGCAGGCCGATTTGTATCAACTGTACGCCTATGGCAAAAAATACAATGCCGACAATCTGTTTTTGATCTATCCAGCCAGTGAAACGTTTCAGCAGCCATTACCCGTTTTCGATTATGACGCTACAACCCGATTGCACGTCTGGCCGTTCGACCTGACTAATTCGCTGGCTAATGAAGTAGAAAAATTGGCTACTTACGCTTTTTCTCATTAA
- a CDS encoding class I SAM-dependent methyltransferase, producing the protein MKKLILCLFCWLTGYAATAQRVDWAIGINKWYTRKEGIDWLLAHYRPIYDFRPNEKVASIGAGQGIREVVFSLMADSLTIYLQDLDPYWLEPDRLTTVIQAIYKSAARDACSATFVPVRGKEKETKLPKQYFDKIIVENSLHEFTYQAEMVQQIRENLKPDGQLFVWEAIATKPNRKHTDCGKPMFTDDTLIKLLTDNGFRFVSKTVVDPRRGKDAVFIFFPAD; encoded by the coding sequence ATGAAAAAACTAATACTTTGCCTTTTCTGCTGGTTAACAGGGTATGCAGCAACTGCCCAACGTGTAGACTGGGCGATTGGAATCAATAAATGGTATACCAGAAAAGAGGGAATAGACTGGTTATTGGCCCATTATCGGCCTATTTATGATTTCCGCCCTAACGAGAAAGTAGCTAGTATCGGCGCGGGGCAGGGTATACGAGAGGTTGTTTTTTCGTTAATGGCAGATAGCCTGACCATTTACTTACAAGATCTTGACCCCTATTGGCTTGAACCCGATCGGTTGACCACAGTAATTCAAGCTATCTATAAAAGCGCAGCGCGTGATGCCTGCTCTGCAACTTTCGTACCAGTGCGGGGAAAAGAAAAAGAAACAAAACTCCCCAAGCAGTACTTCGATAAAATTATTGTAGAAAATAGCCTGCATGAATTTACCTATCAGGCAGAGATGGTCCAGCAAATTCGGGAGAATCTGAAACCGGATGGTCAGTTGTTTGTCTGGGAAGCCATTGCTACAAAACCGAACCGAAAGCATACGGATTGTGGAAAGCCAATGTTTACAGATGATACGCTGATTAAACTACTGACGGATAATGGATTCCGGTTTGTCAGCAAAACAGTGGTCGACCCTAGACGCGGAAAAGATGCTGTATTCATATTTTTCCCTGCTGATTAA
- a CDS encoding SDR family oxidoreductase, which yields MRTAIITGGGQGIGRVTTQYLLTHGYRVAIWEADTDALAELREAFKASSAQILFISCDVSSETNVRKAAEQTINHFGQIDALINNAAIMIEKPLDKFTLDEWNRVIGTNLTGAFLCAKHLSPYLAQQKGSIINMASTRAFQSEPDTFAYSASKGGILALTHSLAVSLGPDIRVNAISPGWVDVSALKKKAKAKSDELRPEDHSQHPAGRVGQADDIARMILFLIAPENSFITGQNFVVDGGMTRKMIYV from the coding sequence ATGAGAACAGCTATCATCACAGGAGGAGGCCAGGGAATTGGCCGCGTTACAACCCAATATTTACTCACTCATGGTTATCGGGTAGCCATCTGGGAAGCCGACACCGACGCGCTGGCGGAACTGCGCGAAGCCTTTAAAGCCTCATCGGCACAGATCTTATTCATTTCCTGCGACGTTTCGAGTGAAACCAACGTCCGAAAAGCTGCCGAACAAACCATAAATCATTTTGGCCAGATCGACGCCCTCATCAACAATGCGGCCATTATGATTGAAAAACCCCTCGACAAATTTACCCTCGACGAATGGAATCGGGTGATCGGGACAAATCTGACCGGAGCTTTCTTATGTGCCAAACATCTTTCACCCTATCTGGCCCAACAAAAAGGGAGTATCATCAATATGGCGTCGACCCGCGCTTTCCAGTCGGAACCCGACACATTTGCCTATTCCGCCAGTAAGGGGGGGATTCTGGCGCTTACCCATTCGCTGGCCGTTAGCCTCGGACCCGACATACGCGTCAATGCCATTAGTCCTGGCTGGGTCGATGTATCGGCTTTAAAGAAAAAAGCGAAGGCCAAGTCAGATGAGCTTCGCCCGGAAGATCACAGCCAGCACCCGGCCGGCCGGGTGGGTCAGGCCGACGATATTGCCCGTATGATTCTCTTTTTGATTGCCCCGGAAAATAGTTTTATTACAGGCCAAAACTTTGTGGTTGACGGTGGTATGACCCGTAAGATGATTTACGTATAA
- a CDS encoding response regulator, which yields MKQSILPNPRQERKVTVLVIEDNADEWFIIRWALQQRFPEVEAIWLQEATQAILFLEASLQDINQLPKLILLDLYLPRREHGFNLLQLIKSHYLYREIPVIMLSQSQDADDISESYSLRSNSYIVKPRGYENWLSCMASFRHYWWDAVTLPKFS from the coding sequence ATGAAACAATCTATTTTACCTAACCCTCGCCAAGAACGAAAAGTAACTGTGCTAGTTATCGAAGATAATGCTGATGAATGGTTCATTATTCGATGGGCCCTCCAGCAGCGTTTCCCAGAAGTAGAAGCCATTTGGCTACAGGAAGCCACTCAAGCCATACTGTTTCTGGAAGCTTCCTTACAGGATATCAACCAGTTGCCGAAACTGATCCTTCTTGACTTATACCTGCCTCGTCGCGAACACGGTTTTAATCTGCTGCAACTGATTAAATCGCACTATTTATACCGGGAAATTCCAGTTATCATGCTTAGTCAGTCGCAGGACGCTGACGATATTAGTGAATCATATTCACTTCGGAGTAACTCATATATTGTTAAGCCAAGAGGGTACGAAAACTGGTTATCCTGTATGGCTTCATTCCGACATTACTGGTGGGACGCCGTTACCTTACCCAAGTTTTCCTAA
- a CDS encoding HpcH/HpaI aldolase family protein, protein MKQNIVKTRLKNNQPVLGVLANSTDPTIAELCGFSGLDFYMIDGEHSPVTTAHVQDIVRACEVSGITPLARVRSNDAKLILQFLDAGVMGIMMPGVRTVVEAEAFVKAVKYPPVGTRGFGIVRANEYLMGTLNQGEYVEFANEQLLVLPQIEDKEAIDNLDELLQVEGIDGFVIGPRDLAMSMGYHDGPGHDEVKRTIAGVVDRIRKAGLIVGTTAATGDQAKALIDRGVLFCLNTMSGLLKSAISDFMKGR, encoded by the coding sequence ATGAAGCAAAATATTGTCAAAACCCGCCTTAAAAATAACCAGCCTGTATTGGGTGTTCTTGCCAATAGTACTGATCCAACCATCGCTGAACTCTGTGGCTTTTCGGGGCTCGATTTTTATATGATCGATGGCGAGCACAGCCCCGTTACCACGGCCCATGTGCAGGATATTGTACGGGCCTGTGAAGTGAGTGGCATTACGCCATTGGCCCGTGTTCGGAGCAACGATGCCAAATTGATTCTGCAATTTCTGGATGCGGGAGTTATGGGTATCATGATGCCGGGCGTTCGGACGGTGGTTGAGGCCGAAGCGTTCGTAAAAGCGGTAAAGTATCCGCCTGTAGGAACTAGGGGATTCGGTATTGTACGGGCCAATGAATACCTGATGGGTACGTTGAATCAGGGTGAGTACGTCGAGTTTGCCAACGAACAACTGCTGGTATTACCTCAGATTGAAGACAAAGAAGCCATCGATAACCTTGATGAATTGTTGCAGGTCGAAGGTATTGACGGGTTTGTGATCGGGCCACGCGATCTGGCCATGAGCATGGGGTATCATGATGGACCCGGTCATGATGAAGTCAAACGAACCATTGCCGGTGTCGTTGATCGTATCCGAAAAGCAGGCCTAATTGTCGGAACCACAGCCGCTACCGGCGACCAGGCCAAAGCGTTGATTGATCGGGGCGTTTTATTCTGCCTGAATACAATGTCTGGTCTGCTGAAATCAGCAATTAGTGATTTTATGAAGGGAAGGTAA
- a CDS encoding MarR family winged helix-turn-helix transcriptional regulator yields MTRLIDRLVAKNLVVREVDPTNRRRVNLRLTTESDQFVRKVAVEFSDFESIVNHLTVEEANVMNKLLEKIRNR; encoded by the coding sequence ATGACCCGACTGATTGATCGTCTGGTGGCTAAAAACCTGGTCGTTCGGGAAGTTGATCCAACAAACCGTCGGCGGGTGAATCTCCGGTTAACCACTGAGTCGGATCAGTTTGTCAGGAAGGTAGCTGTCGAGTTCAGCGATTTTGAATCCATTGTCAACCACCTGACAGTCGAAGAGGCAAATGTTATGAATAAACTTCTGGAAAAAATTAGAAATCGATAA
- a CDS encoding lmo0937 family membrane protein produces the protein MGNLLYTIAVILIIVWLLGFLGFNSFGLGGIIHVLLVIAVIMVLLRLIQGRSV, from the coding sequence ATGGGCAATCTTCTGTACACCATAGCCGTCATTCTGATCATTGTCTGGCTATTAGGCTTTTTAGGTTTTAACAGTTTTGGTTTGGGTGGCATCATTCACGTACTACTGGTGATCGCAGTCATCATGGTTCTTCTACGGCTCATTCAAGGCCGAAGTGTCTGA
- a CDS encoding gluconate:H+ symporter, whose protein sequence is MPLILTLIGILTLVFLVAFVRLDTFISFVLVALGIGLASGMEVVAVGKSIQTGIGGTLGELVLIIGFGAMLGRLVAESGAARRITDVLIGWFGVKNIRWGLALAGFVIGIPLFYNAGFIIVVPLIFTIAASSRLPLMSVAVPMLSALSVAHGYLPPHPSPSAVAGQLNANIGQTLLYGIIVAIPAIIIAGPVFGKTLTHIKATPNRELFNRKEVPTQNLPGTFISFLVALLPVILLTTFGPLKNAMAGESTLKTIVTLLAEPYIGMLLSVLTAIYALGIRQGQSMKVITKDLEEAVKAVAPILLVIAGAGALKQVFSDSGTSKYIGSLLADAAIPPLLLAWGIAAFIRVCVGSATVAGLTTVGIILPLLQSQPIKPELMVLAIGSGSLMFSHINDGGFWLFKEYFNLSIGQTIRTWSLMETIVSIVGLLGVLALNLVV, encoded by the coding sequence ATGCCCCTCATTCTTACACTAATCGGCATTCTGACCCTCGTTTTTTTAGTTGCATTTGTTCGGCTGGATACGTTCATTTCATTTGTGCTTGTAGCGCTGGGTATTGGCTTGGCATCGGGCATGGAGGTTGTTGCCGTCGGAAAATCCATTCAAACCGGAATTGGAGGGACTCTGGGTGAACTGGTATTAATTATTGGCTTTGGCGCTATGCTGGGTCGGCTAGTGGCCGAAAGTGGGGCTGCCCGCCGAATAACCGATGTACTGATCGGTTGGTTTGGGGTCAAAAATATTCGGTGGGGACTAGCACTGGCAGGTTTTGTTATCGGTATTCCGCTGTTTTACAATGCAGGCTTTATCATCGTTGTTCCCCTGATTTTCACCATCGCAGCTTCTTCCCGACTTCCATTGATGTCGGTCGCGGTACCGATGTTATCTGCTCTTTCCGTCGCGCACGGGTACTTGCCTCCGCACCCATCTCCCTCGGCAGTAGCGGGGCAGCTCAATGCCAATATCGGGCAAACGCTGTTGTATGGTATCATTGTGGCGATTCCTGCCATCATTATTGCTGGGCCTGTTTTCGGAAAAACACTGACACATATCAAGGCAACGCCCAACCGTGAATTATTCAATCGGAAAGAAGTCCCAACACAGAACCTGCCCGGAACGTTTATCAGCTTTTTGGTTGCGCTGCTACCCGTGATCCTGTTAACGACGTTCGGACCATTAAAAAATGCAATGGCCGGTGAGTCGACACTAAAAACCATCGTGACGCTCCTGGCCGAACCTTACATCGGGATGTTACTTTCGGTACTAACAGCTATTTATGCGCTGGGGATTCGCCAGGGGCAAAGCATGAAAGTGATTACCAAAGATCTGGAGGAAGCCGTTAAGGCGGTGGCTCCCATTCTGCTGGTAATTGCGGGTGCGGGCGCACTGAAGCAGGTTTTCAGCGATAGTGGTACCAGCAAATACATCGGTAGCCTCTTGGCCGATGCCGCTATTCCTCCCCTGTTACTAGCCTGGGGAATCGCTGCGTTTATTCGGGTATGCGTTGGGTCGGCCACCGTGGCAGGCCTGACAACTGTGGGGATTATATTGCCCTTACTGCAATCACAACCCATTAAACCCGAATTGATGGTATTGGCCATTGGTTCGGGAAGCCTGATGTTTTCGCATATCAACGACGGAGGGTTCTGGCTCTTTAAAGAATATTTTAACCTGAGTATCGGACAAACCATCCGAACCTGGTCATTGATGGAAACCATCGTGTCAATTGTTGGCCTACTAGGTGTTTTGGCCTTGAATCTGGTGGTTTAA
- a CDS encoding HlyD family secretion protein, whose product MDKKTLFRVGGVIVLAIALFFGYSEFRYLQRHETTDDAQIDGDVNPVIPKASGYVKEIRFKDNQPVKEGDTLFVLDDADYRIRLEQAEAALQSALAAAGVSRSQVAVASATIQSSEATVQTARNQVATAQANVTAAQARARKANQDFERYSRLLAEKTVPQQQFDAVQAERDAAQAQLQAAQAQLQTAQSQVAAAGTQTGVTSSQRRATEGQITVAQAAIKQRQADLEMAKLQLSYTVIKAPVSGVVSKRSVQIGQLVQAGQAVCSVVGNSNLWVTANFKETQLKQMQPGQTVDIDVDAFGGEKLVGHVGSFAGATGAKFSLLPPDNATGNYVKVVQRIPVRIELDKNSPLYAKIRPGMSVTVAVDLQK is encoded by the coding sequence ATGGATAAGAAAACGTTATTCCGAGTAGGTGGGGTCATCGTTCTGGCTATTGCCCTCTTTTTTGGGTACAGCGAGTTTCGCTACCTGCAACGCCACGAAACCACCGACGATGCACAGATTGATGGGGACGTAAACCCAGTCATTCCGAAAGCGAGCGGGTATGTGAAAGAAATTCGCTTTAAGGATAACCAGCCTGTAAAAGAAGGCGATACATTGTTTGTGCTGGACGATGCCGATTACCGTATCCGGCTGGAGCAGGCCGAAGCCGCTCTGCAAAGCGCCCTGGCGGCTGCTGGTGTGTCGCGTTCGCAGGTTGCTGTCGCATCGGCAACCATCCAAAGTTCCGAAGCTACTGTACAAACAGCCCGCAATCAGGTGGCAACGGCACAGGCTAACGTAACCGCAGCACAGGCACGAGCCCGTAAAGCCAATCAGGATTTTGAACGGTATAGTCGACTGTTGGCCGAAAAAACCGTCCCTCAACAACAATTTGATGCTGTTCAGGCCGAACGCGATGCGGCACAGGCGCAATTGCAGGCTGCTCAGGCTCAGCTACAAACAGCTCAGTCGCAGGTAGCGGCTGCTGGTACACAAACAGGTGTGACCAGTTCGCAACGACGGGCGACGGAAGGACAGATTACGGTGGCTCAGGCAGCTATCAAGCAACGTCAGGCTGATTTGGAAATGGCGAAACTACAACTGTCCTATACCGTGATTAAAGCCCCGGTTTCGGGTGTGGTATCGAAGCGGTCGGTGCAGATCGGCCAGCTGGTGCAGGCCGGGCAAGCCGTTTGTTCGGTAGTGGGTAACTCAAATCTGTGGGTAACGGCCAACTTCAAAGAAACGCAGTTGAAGCAAATGCAGCCCGGCCAGACAGTCGATATTGATGTCGATGCCTTCGGGGGTGAAAAGCTGGTAGGCCATGTCGGTTCGTTTGCCGGAGCTACGGGCGCCAAATTCTCGCTGCTTCCTCCCGACAATGCGACGGGCAACTATGTGAAAGTGGTACAGCGGATTCCGGTTCGGATCGAGCTGGATAAGAACAGCCCTTTGTACGCTAAAATCCGTCCGGGTATGAGCGTTACCGTAGCGGTCGATTTGCAGAAATAA